In the genome of Bacteroidota bacterium, one region contains:
- a CDS encoding MerR family transcriptional regulator has protein sequence MKQIGIKKLYYSISEVSKITDLEQYVLRYWESEFETLNPSKNRAGNRIYTNRDIKLILYIKKLLREERYTIEGAKQVLINYVSENESGEQLELLSEPPAAAAGAGSGQPVRATENRLRGDMIEIKKFFEELLVRLT, from the coding sequence ATGAAGCAAATAGGCATAAAGAAGCTCTATTACTCCATCAGCGAGGTCAGCAAGATCACCGACCTTGAGCAATACGTGCTCCGCTACTGGGAATCGGAGTTCGAAACGTTGAACCCTTCGAAGAACCGCGCGGGGAACCGGATCTATACGAACCGCGATATCAAGCTGATTCTCTACATCAAGAAACTGCTGCGGGAGGAGCGCTACACGATCGAGGGGGCGAAGCAGGTGCTGATCAATTATGTCTCGGAAAACGAGAGCGGGGAACAACTCGAGCTTCTGTCGGAGCCTCCGGCGGCAGCGGCGGGCGCGGGCTCCGGCCAGCCCGTGAGGGCCACCGAGAATCGCCTCCGTGGGGATATGATCGAAATCAAAAAGTTTTTCGAGGAGCTTCTGGTTCGCCTGACCTGA
- the acpS gene encoding holo-ACP synthase, protein MRERSSPMVEGVGIDVVEIPRMARTIGEWGEAFLEKVFTPRELSYSNARKNPTPHFAARFAVKEAVAKALSTGWTSGFRWKDVEVENNAVGKPSVVLYGRLKDLLKDSRVLVSISHSENVVVACAIIER, encoded by the coding sequence ATGCGGGAGCGCTCGTCTCCCATGGTTGAAGGAGTCGGGATAGACGTCGTGGAGATTCCGCGGATGGCGCGAACGATCGGGGAGTGGGGAGAGGCGTTCCTGGAGAAGGTCTTTACCCCGAGGGAGCTCTCCTACTCAAACGCCAGAAAAAACCCCACACCGCACTTCGCGGCCCGGTTCGCCGTGAAGGAGGCCGTCGCGAAAGCGCTTTCCACGGGTTGGACGAGCGGTTTCCGGTGGAAGGACGTGGAGGTGGAGAACAACGCGGTCGGAAAACCGTCGGTCGTCCTCTATGGCCGTCTGAAGGACCTTTTGAAAGACAGCCGGGTGCTCGTCTCGATCTCCCACTCGGAGAATGTCGTCGTCGCCTGCGCGATCATCGAGCGATGA
- a CDS encoding HAD-IA family hydrolase yields MIRAVIFDLDNTLVDFMGMKRQAIDAAIRAMIDAGLNLTPEEVKTRIDSIYKERGIEFQSVFDELLYDLFNKVNYKILSAGIISYRRAREAALVPYPHVYMTLMELLKRGLLLAVVSDAPGREAWLRLSYLNFHHIFHAVVTFDDTRERKPAPGPFRKALELLGVPAEEALMVGDWAERDMVGAGNLGMKTVFARYGDTFGTVETHADYEINDVKDLIPIVEKENAGALVSHG; encoded by the coding sequence ATGATCCGGGCCGTCATCTTCGATTTGGATAACACGCTCGTCGATTTCATGGGGATGAAGCGGCAGGCGATCGACGCGGCGATCCGTGCGATGATCGACGCGGGCCTCAACCTCACACCGGAGGAAGTGAAAACCAGGATCGACTCGATCTACAAGGAACGCGGCATCGAGTTTCAGAGCGTGTTCGACGAGCTCCTTTACGATCTCTTCAACAAGGTCAATTATAAGATCCTTTCCGCCGGGATCATTTCATACCGGCGGGCCCGCGAAGCGGCGCTGGTTCCCTACCCGCATGTCTACATGACCCTGATGGAGCTTCTGAAACGCGGCCTGCTCCTGGCCGTCGTCTCCGACGCCCCGGGGCGCGAAGCGTGGCTCCGGCTCTCTTACCTGAACTTCCATCACATCTTTCACGCGGTCGTGACATTCGACGACACGAGAGAGCGAAAACCCGCACCGGGACCCTTCCGGAAGGCGCTGGAGCTGCTCGGAGTTCCGGCGGAAGAGGCGCTGATGGTCGGAGATTGGGCGGAGCGAGACATGGTCGGCGCGGGAAACCTCGGCATGAAGACGGTCTTCGCCCGCTACGGCGACACGTTCGGGACCGTCGAAACCCATGCGGATTATGAGATCAACGACGTGAAAGACCTGATCCCGATCGTGGAGAAGGAAAATGCGGGAGCGCTCGTCTCCCATGGTTGA